One Calonectris borealis chromosome 15, bCalBor7.hap1.2, whole genome shotgun sequence DNA segment encodes these proteins:
- the FAXDC2 gene encoding fatty acid hydroxylase domain-containing protein 2 isoform X3 — MKTGLLVFCQIPRVFLLSGRCKRSTPKRLASIIKMKKDSGCSTMAEQQKQGEKLWDTMKITAYVLGTGLLIFTALMNSVSWYLGNIWDTSGHFWQTTWLKFYYLFDGKEWTIFLFGAALVPSLAFWGFNGILMVADVTGKPTFITRYRIQLGKNDPVDSKRLRQAIYTALCNQFFISLPMLVPMFYIMKRWGNTFSKELPTFHWFLVELSIFTLIEEILFYYTHRLVHLPLLYKHIHKKHHEWTAPIGVVSIYAHPLEHLLSNTLPVMTGPMIMGSHIVSITAWFSLAFITTSISHCGYHLPFLPSPEFHDFHHLKFNQCYGVLGLLDYLHGTDTVFRQTKAYERHRVLLSLTPLSESIPEAPKKAE; from the exons atgaaaaaagaCTCTGGATGTTCCACCATGGCTGAGCAGCAGAAGCAG GGAGAGAAGCTCTGGGATACCATGAAGATCACTGCCTATGTCCTTGGTACAGGCCTGCTCATATTCACTGCCTTAATGAACTCTGTTTCTTG GTATCTGGGGAATATCTGGGACACTTCAGGCCATTTCTGGCAAACAACATGGCTGAAGTTCTACTACCTGTTTGACGGAAAGGAGTGGACAATCTTCCTCTTTG GGGCTGCATTGGTTCCTAGCCTTGCTTTCTGGGGCTTCAATGGAATCCTTATGGTGGCTGATGTAACAGGAAAGCCAACTTTCATTACTCGCTATCGCATTCAGCTGGGCAAGAATGATCCT GTGGACTCAAAGAGATTGCGCCAAGCCATCTACACAGCGCTGTGTAATCAGTTCTTTATCTCCTTGCCCATGCTTGTACCTATGTTCTACATCATGAAACGGTGGGGCAACACCTTCAGCAAGGAATTACCCACCTTCCACTGGTTTCTTGTGGAGCTAAGCATCTTCACCTTAATAGAGGAAATTCTCTTTTATTATACACACAG GCTTGTTCACCTCCCGCTCCTGTATAAGCACATTCACAAGAAGCACCACGAATGGACAGCCCCCATCGGTGTGGTCTCCATTTATGCTCACCCGCTAGAACACCTA CTCTCCAACACACTGCCTGTCATGACTGGCCCGATGATCATGGGGTCTCATATTGTCTCAATCACAGCGTGGTTCTCCCTTGCTTTCATAACAACAAGCATTTCGCACTGCGGCTACCACCTGCCCTTCCTACCGTCGCCGGAGTTCCACGACTTCCACCACCTCAA GTTCAACCAGTGCTATGGAGTCCTGGGACTGCTGGATTATCTGCATGGAACAGACACAGTGTTCAGACAAACCAAAGCCTACGAGAGACACAGGGTGCTCCTCAGCCTCACACCCCTCTCAGAAAGCATCCCCGAGGCACCCAAGAAGGCAGAGTGA